Sequence from the Bacteroidetes bacterium GWF2_43_63 genome:
TCACATACTTTCGCAACTCATGCAGATGATCCCAGAAACTGAGGTCTTCATCTTCCATTTCTTGCGGAGTCTCAGTCCTGTTTTTTCTGTTCGTCTTCGTTCACTCCTCTGGAGGCGTCTTTGAATTCACGCACACCGCGGCCCAGGCCACGCATGAGCTCGGGGATTTTCTTTCCACCGAAAAGCAGCAGGACCACGAGCACAATTACAATTATCTCGGTGGTTCCCAACATTCCCATTTCATTCAGAATAATATTCATGACGCA
This genomic interval carries:
- a CDS encoding preprotein translocase → MLGTTEIIVIVLVVLLLFGGKKIPELMRGLGRGVREFKDASRGVNEDEQKKQD